The nucleotide window CCGCGCCGAATATACTCATCTTTTTCATAAACTCTCCTATTGGTTTTCCGGCAAGGCGTTTTCCGGCTTGCGGGATAAAAGTTTCGGACCGAATACCAGAATGATGATTACTACCTCGATTGCATTGATGGCGACCGAGATCAACGCATGATAGAGCGTAACCGCCGGTGCCTGAACGCTGGGCGAGAAGATAAACGCGCTCGACGAAATACTGGCATGGAAGAACAGCGCGAAGAAGAGGCTTCCCTTCGTATTATTCGCGATCCACGCCTGAAAGACCGCGTAAAGGGTCAGGATACCCGGACCGACGAGGAGGTAATACGGAATAACGAGACTGCCCATCTGCGAACCTACGCCCCAGAAATCGGGAAGGCCGTGCCAAATACCCCAAAACAGCCCGATTATCAGCGCGGAAGTCAGCGCGCTGAAACGCCGCTGGAGGCGTGGCTGGAGAAATCCGCGCCATC belongs to Brevinematales bacterium and includes:
- a CDS encoding CPBP family intramembrane metalloprotease; translated protein: WRGFLQPRLQRRFSALTSALIIGLFWGIWHGLPDFWGVGSQMGSLVIPYYLLVGPGILTLYAVFQAWIANNTKGSLFFALFFHASISSSAFIFSPSVQAPAVTLYHALISVAINAIEVVIIILVFGPKLLSRKPENALPENQ